In Bacteroidales bacterium, the sequence GACGGATCATCTGGTGTGAAAATGTAAACTTTGAAAAAGATATTTGTCCGTTGGCTCTTTGGTATATCCTCTGTGAAAAACCGTATGGTCCACCTACTACAAAAACAAGATTTTTTATACTTGAAGACATTTTCATTTGGAGAAAAGCGGCTAACTTTTCCGAAGAATATTCTGTTCCATGCTCATCTAATAAGTATACTTCATCAGACGGATCAATCCTGCCAAGAATGGCCTCTCCCTCCAAAACCTTCTGCCTTTCAACATCGTGTTTCGGTATATTTTTTAACATAATAACTTCAACTGAAAAAGATATATAATGTTTTAATCTTTTTTCATATACAGCTATTCCCTCCTGTAACCAGGATTCCGATGTCTTGCCAGTCCATATAAATGTGATTTTCATTGAAAAATCCAGGTTCGATAATATTAACAGGATTATTCGGAAGATGGGTTAAAATACACTGCCGGATGTTGTTCATAAGGATAACGCTGAGCATGTATCGTCCGCACTTCCTGAAACAGGATGCTCTTAAGTTGTTCAATATTTTGTTTCTGCTTGGCAGATATGAACACACTCAATTGATCATTCCGGGCCATCCATGTTTGTTGCAATTCATCAAGACTGATATTTTCTTTGGTTTTCGGAGTTAGGTCATCTTCGTCTTTGGCTATATACTGATACCTATCTACCTTATTGAAAACCAAAATGGTCGGTTTATCCTGAGCCTTAAGATCGAGCAAAGTTTGGTTAACCACTTCTATCTGTTCCTCAAACCGTGGATGTGAAATATCCACAACGTGGGCCAGAATATCTGCTTCCCGAACTTCATCCAAAGTAGATTTAAAAGACTCTACCAGATGATGGGGTAGTTTTCGTATAAACCCGACAGTATCAGTAAGTAGAAACGGCAATGTATCAATTACGACTTTTCTAACTGTGGTATCCAGCGTAGCAAAAAGTTTATTTTCAGCAAAAACTTCCGATTTGCTCAATAGATTCATTAATGTGGATTTTCCCACATTGGTATAACCGACCAAAGCTACACGAACAATGTTCCCCCGGTTTCTTCGCTGAACGACCATCTGATTATCAATTTTCTTCAACTGTTCTTTCAACTTGGTGATTTTATCACGAATAATACGCCTGTCGGTTTCTATCTCCGTTTCACCCGGTCCGCGAACCCCAATCCCTCCCTGCTGACGTTCAAGATGGGTCCACATTCTCGTCAGGCGAGGAAGTAAATATTGATATTGTGCCAGTTCTACCTGGGTTTTGGCATAAGATGTTTGTGCCCGTTTAGCAAAAATATCCAGGATAAGATTGGTACGATCCAGTATTTTACATTCCAACTCCCGTTCAATATTCCGTAACTGAGATGGGGTCAGGTCATCGTCAAAAATAACCAGATCTATTTCATTTTCCTTAACATATTCACGTATCTCGTTCAGTTTCCCGGTTCCGACAAAAGTGGAAGGATTTGGGGTTTCCATGCGTTGAATGAATTCTTTTACAGGAATTCCACCGGCTGTCTCCGTAAGGAACGCCAATTCTTTAAGATATTCTTTTGCTTCGGCTTCTTTTTGCTCAGAAGTGATGATACCGACCAAAACTGCTTTTTCTATTTCCTTCGCTGTACTGATATTTTGCGACATAAATAATATAATATTTACAAAAAAAAAGCCCTGACTTATATGTCAGAGCTCCTATATACATTTTACAAGTTTAATTTTGTAATCTAAAATTAACAGGGAAAGTATATCTGACTTTTACTGCTTTACCTCTTTGTTTTCCGGGAGTCCATTTAGGAGAAGACTTTACAACCCTTAATGCTTCCGCATCTAAAGAGGGGTCCTGACCACGAACAACTTTAGCATCAATAACGCTTCCGTCTTTATCAATAACAAATTCGATATACACCCTTCCTCCAAGACCATTTTCCTGAGCTACAGGAGGATAAACGGTGTTTTTAGAAACATACTCGCGAAACCCTTCATCTGCCGGTTTACCATTAAAAAGAGGCTTGTCTTCAATAACGGCAAACAGGAACTCTTCTTCTTCTTCTTCCAACTCGGCTTCTTCATATTCAACAATGTCAATTTCAAG encodes:
- a CDS encoding 23S rRNA (pseudouridine(1915)-N(3))-methyltransferase RlmH, whose amino-acid sequence is MKITFIWTGKTSESWLQEGIAVYEKRLKHYISFSVEVIMLKNIPKHDVERQKVLEGEAILGRIDPSDEVYLLDEHGTEYSSEKLAAFLQMKMSSSIKNLVFVVGGPYGFSQRIYQRANGQISFSKFTFSHQMIRLLLCEQIYRAFTIIKGESYHHS
- the hflX gene encoding GTPase HflX; this encodes MSQNISTAKEIEKAVLVGIITSEQKEAEAKEYLKELAFLTETAGGIPVKEFIQRMETPNPSTFVGTGKLNEIREYVKENEIDLVIFDDDLTPSQLRNIERELECKILDRTNLILDIFAKRAQTSYAKTQVELAQYQYLLPRLTRMWTHLERQQGGIGVRGPGETEIETDRRIIRDKITKLKEQLKKIDNQMVVQRRNRGNIVRVALVGYTNVGKSTLMNLLSKSEVFAENKLFATLDTTVRKVVIDTLPFLLTDTVGFIRKLPHHLVESFKSTLDEVREADILAHVVDISHPRFEEQIEVVNQTLLDLKAQDKPTILVFNKVDRYQYIAKDEDDLTPKTKENISLDELQQTWMARNDQLSVFISAKQKQNIEQLKSILFQEVRTIHAQRYPYEQHPAVYFNPSSE
- a CDS encoding energy transducer TonB; protein product: MELKKSDKANLEKKRTMFIEIGMLVALGFVLLAFEWQTSPRVISDDFKPVQAAIEEEIIPITRQDQPPPPAPEPPKVADILSIVDDNVQVESDFQIDVEADQNLEIDIVEYEEAELEEEEEEFLFAVIEDKPLFNGKPADEGFREYVSKNTVYPPVAQENGLGGRVYIEFVIDKDGSVIDAKVVRGQDPSLDAEALRVVKSSPKWTPGKQRGKAVKVRYTFPVNFRLQN